The following are encoded together in the Brassica napus cultivar Da-Ae chromosome A9, Da-Ae, whole genome shotgun sequence genome:
- the LOC106417595 gene encoding uncharacterized protein LOC106417595 — MGNCQAVDAAALVVQHPDGKLDRYYGPVPVAEIMRMYPGHYVSLIIPLPETNVPETTTKTVEDDKSERRVVKFTRVKLLRPTESLVLGHAYRLITSQEVMKVLRAKKYAKTKKHQRETTEEKNPTSLEKKVAVESDKNQNMETNDEKQRAVLTSSGSSKSKTWRPSLQSISEATS, encoded by the exons ATGGGAAATTGTCAGGCGGTTGATGCGGCGGCGTTGGTTGTACAGCATCCCGACGGGAAACTCGATAGATATTACGGTCCTGTACCCGTCGCTGAGATCATGCGTATGTATCCTGGTCACTATGTTTCTCTTATTATTCCATTACCGGAGACGAATGTTCCGGAGACGACGACCAAGACGGTGGAAGATGATAAGAGTGAGAGAAGGGTCGTGAAGTTCACGCGTGTGAAACTTCTTCGACCAACGGAGAGTCTTGTACTTGGTCATGCTTACCGTCTCATCACTTCACAAG aGGTTATGAAAGTTTTAAGAGCAAAGAAGTACGCGAAGACAAAGAAGCATCAGAGGGAAAcgactgaagagaagaatccgACATCTCTAGAGAAGAAGGTTGCTGTAGAATCCGACAAGAATCAGAATATG gaaACGAATGATGAGAAGCAACGTGCAGTGTTAACGAGCTCAGGATCGTCGAAATCGAAAACATGGAGACCATCATTGCAGAGCATATCTGAAGCTACAAGCTga
- the LOC106418706 gene encoding 28 kDa ribonucleoprotein, chloroplastic, with translation MAASTLTLPCFKLYDQPSLLLRHNKSSNQTLLKFNLSPPKPLLISSRANSSRRFRALPETIAVKQDYTTADDDSPPAPINTKLYFGNLPYNVDSATLAQIIQDFANPELVEVLYNRDTGQSRGFAFVTMSNVEDCNVIIENLDGTEYLGRTLKVNFADKPKPNKEPLYPETEYKLFVGNLSWTVTSESLAGAFRECGEVVGARVVYDGDTGKSRGYGFVCYSSKAEMETALESLDGLELEGRAIRVNLAQGKKY, from the exons ATGGCAGCTTCAACACTAACACTTCCCTGCTTCAAACTCTACGATCAACCAAGCCTCCTCCTTCGCCACAACAAATCATCTAACCAAACACTTCTTAAATTCAACTTGTCGCCTCCAAAACCTCTCTTGATCTCCTCACGTGCCAACAGTTCTCGGCGATTCAGAGCCCTCCCGGAGACCATCGCCGTCAAACAGGACTACACAACTGCTGATGACGACAGTCCTCCTGCGCCCATCAACACTAAGCTCTACTTTGGGAACCTGCCTTACAATGTAGACAGTGCAACTCTCGCTCAGATCATCCAAGACTTCGCCAACCCTGAGCTTGTCGAGGTTCTTTACAACAGAGACACAGGACAGAGCCGTGGGTTCGCCTTCGTGACGATGAGCAACGTCGAAGACTGCAACGTCATCATCGAGAATCTCGATGGAACT GAGTATCTTGGTAGGACGTTGAAGGTGAACTTTGCAGACAAACCGAAACCAAACAAAGAACCTCTGTATCCAGAAACAGAGTATAAGCTGTTTGTTGGTAACTTGTCGTGGACCGTCACTTCGGAGTCGTTAGCTGGAGCGTTTCGAGAGTGTGGAGAAGTGGTTGGTGCTAGAGTTGTGTATGACGGAGACACTGGGAAGTCAAGAGGTTATGGCTTTGTGTGTTACTCTTCCAAAGCTGAAATGGAAACCGCGCTTGAATCGCTGGATGGGCTTGAGCTGGAGGGTCGGGCGATTCGAGTAAACTTGGCTCAGGGGAAGAAGTACTGA